The Pyrus communis chromosome 2, drPyrComm1.1, whole genome shotgun sequence genome includes a window with the following:
- the LOC137726659 gene encoding TMV resistance protein N-like, whose protein sequence is MAMSTQRASAPLLSLESAPRWKYDVFLSFRGVDTRKGFVSHLYRELCKFQGITTFLDDRELEEGTSIPLELPSAIKESHVAIVVLSPNYASSKWCLNELTAILQCMEARNSVLPVFYETDPSDVGNQRGSFAKAFAEHEEKFITTEDKKKVVQWKADLKRLSKISGWHSKQYKYESELIEKIVNSVWRKVQAAFTVSDSSQKLVGINYGLEQLGSLLAHDANDVRFIGVTGMGGIGKTTLAKLVYDRIFHHFEVYCFLANIRDRTLVSLQQQLLFTVLKEKIEQVRDQQLGMIYTEKCLRNKKVLLVLDDVDQINQLRVLARKEDWFGSGSRIIITTRNERLLVQHGITLCHSVKLLNDYEALALFSQHAFKKDLPEDGFLELSKYFINHAGGLPLALEHLGSALFKRGLDAWNSSWDNLKKIPNPTIFDKLNISYDGLGEMEKKIFLDIACFHKGKCRQRVIEILDNSFDISSRILIDALIEKSLLISEKCFLYDTSVMYRRIGMHDLIQDMAWRIVGNESKEPGMRSRLWLSNDIFHVFMTNTGTRAIEGIGLQLPKIEELHWNCEAFSNMSGLRFLEFDNLIISSSPKFLPCSLRIMNWSLYPSKSLPPSFHPRFLTELKMRDSKLVRLWDGKENFPNLKYIDLSNSRKLISTPDFTGLRNLEELILHDCTNLVEVHPSFAVLKRLKVLRLSVCKSIKSLPSELEMDSLEVLDLTGCSKVKKIPEFSKQMKNLSKVSLGRTAIEKLPSTIGHLVGLTDLFINHCRNLLDIPIEICNLKSLKQLWINGSSKIEKLPGKMEFLEELILGQNAIREPLVDMKNLKLIYASGSIGKPREDWDLLRLFGIRKSEEPCWGLVLSSLNHLRCLEDLRLFSCDLGEGDIPLDIGSLSSLRLLDLSGNNFTTLPASIKCLSRLKSLRLQKCKRIEQLPDLPSNSELHVNVNHCTSLKRLTDPSKLSSRSANIYDFAFNSLNCITLVEDEGWINTILSRIMKFATEGLCRSSSYNEIVCPGKGIPEWFNNQTVGHSVNVELPPQSCSSWMGIAFCVVFAQPKENWGNPAALKYYNIKIECLPGISFWIFETEHLVSEHLWIFYLSREKCKGPFSFEAYYDAGGNGFKVVLNMVKMCGARLVYKQDLEELNRTLKILKRTHGYCEETAPSESGSFDDKERTHKRQKEE, encoded by the exons ATGGCGATGAGCACCCAAAGAGCCTCTGCCCCACTTCTTTCTCTCGAATCAGCTCCTCGATGGAAGTACGATGTGTTCTTGAGTTTTAGGGGTGTAGACACCCGCAAGGGTTTCGTATCCCATTTATACCGCGAATTGTGCAAGTTCCAAGGAATTACGACTTTCCTTGACGATCGAGAGCTTGAAGAAGGAACAAGTATTCCACTTGAGCTCCCGAGTGCGATCAAAGAATCGCATGTTGCAATCGTTGTTCTTTCACCAAACTATGCTTCTTCCAAATGGTGCTTGAATGAACTTACAGCCATTCTTCAATGCATGGAAGCTAGGAACTCAGTTCTGCCGGTCTTTTACGAGACAGATCCATCTGACGTTGGAAATCAACGGGGATCTTTTGCCAAAGCCTTCGCAGAGCATGAAGAAAAGTTCATCACCACCGAAGATAAAAAGAAGGTTGTCCAATGGAAAGCTGATCTAAAAAGACTGTCCAAAATTTCTGGTTGGCATTCGAAGCAATATAA GTATGAAAGTGAGCTCATTGAAAAAATCGTCAATAGTGTGTGGAGGAAAGTGCAAGCTGCGTTCACCGTGTCAGATTCCTCACAGAAATTAGTCGGAATTAATTATGGGCTTGAGCAACTAGGTTCGCTATTAGCTCATGATGCCAATGATGTTCGCTTTATAGGGGTAACGGGGATGGGCGGCATCGGTAAGACAACCCTTGCCAAGCTAGTTTATGATAGAATCTTCCATCATTTTGAAGTCTACTGCTTTCTCGCAAATATCAGAGATCGTACTCTAGTTAGTCTTCAACAACAACTTCTTTTCACAGTCTTGAAAGAAAAGATTGAGCAAGTTCGGGATCAACAGTTGGGAATGATATACACTGAGAAGTGCTTACGCAACAAAAAGGTTCTTCTTGTACTTGATGATGTGGATCAAATAAACCAGCTACGAGTACTAGCTAGAAAAGAAGATTGGTTTGGTAGTGGGAGTAGAATTATCATTACAACTAGAAATGAACGTTTGCTAGTCCAGCATGGCATAACTTTATGTCATAGTGTCAAGTTGTTAAATGATTATGAAGCTCTTGCTCTATTTAGTCAACATGCCTTTAAGAAAGATCTGCCCGAAGATGGGTTTTTGGAACTGTCTAAGTATTTCATTAATCATGCTGGAGGCCTTCCATTAGCTCTTGAACATTTGGGGTCGGCTTTGTTTAAGAGAGGTCTAGATGCATGGAATAGTTCATGGGATAATCTAAAGAAAATTCCTAATCCAACAATTTTTGATAAACTCAACATAAGTTATGATGGACTAGGAGAGATGGAGAAGAAGATTTTTCTCGATATTGCATGTTTCCACAAAGGGAAGTGCAGGCAGCGAGTAATTGAAATACTAGACAATTCCTTTGATATTTCAAGCCGGATCTTGATAGATGCTCTTATTGAGAAATCTCTCTTGATCTCTGAAAAATGCTTCCTGTATGATACTTCAGTCATGTACAGGAGGATAGGGATGCATGATTTGATACAAGATATGGCATGGAGAATTGTTGGTAATGAGTCTAAAGAGCCTGGCATGCGGAGTAGGTTGTGGCTTTCCAATGACATTTTTCATGTATTCATGACTAATACG GGGACAAGAGCTATTGAAGGCATAGGCCTACAGTTACCCAAAATAGAGGAGTTGCACTGGAATTGCGAAGCCTTCTCTAACATGTCCGGACTGAGGTTTCTGGAATTTGACAATTTGATCATTTCTTCAAGTCCCAAATTTCTTCCGTGTTCCTTGAGAATTATGAATTGGAGTTTGTATCCTTCCAAGTCTCTTCCACCAAGCTTTCACCCGCGTTTCCTTACTGAACTAAAAATGCGTGATAGCAAACTTGTTCGGCTTTGGGATGGAAAAGAG AATTTCCCCAACTTGAAATATATTGATCTTAGCAACTCACGTAAATTGATAAGTACCCCAGATTTTACTGGTCTTCGAAATCTTGAGGAGTTGATTCTTCATGATTGTACTAATTTGGTTGAGGTACATCCGTCTTTTGCAGttcttaaaagacttaaagttTTGAGACTTAGTGTCTGTAAAAGTATTAAGAGTCTCCCAAGTGAGCTAGAAATGGATTCCCTTGAAGTTTTAGATCTTACTGGATGTTCCAAAGTGAAAAAGATTCCAGAATTTTCAAAACAGATGAAAAATTTGTCCAAGGTTTCATTAGGTCGGACTGCGATTGAGAAATTACCTTCAACAATTGGACATCTGGTTGGCCTTACTGATTTGTTTATTAATCATTGCAGAAATCTGTTGGATATTCCTATTGAGATTTGTAATTTGAAGTCTCTTAAACAGCTGTGGATCAACGGAAGTTCAAAAATCGAAAAACTCCCAGGGAAGATGGAGTTTTTAGAGGAACTTATTTTGGGGCAAAACGCAATAAGAGAGCCACTTGTTGATATGAAAAATCTCAAACTTATTTATGCTTCTGGATCAATTGGTAAGCCAAGGGAAGATTGGGACCTTCTCCGCTTATTTGGAATTAGAAAGAGCGAAGAGCCTTGTTGgggtttggtgttgtcttctttAAATCATTTGCGTTGTTTGGAGGACTTACGACTATTCTCTTGTGATCTTGGTGAAGGTGATATCCCCCTTGATATTGGTAGCTTGTCCTCTTTACGACTGTTAGATCTTAGTGGAAACAATTTTACTACCCTTCCAGCAAGCATCAAATGCCTTTCTCGACTTAAGTCTCTTCGCTTGCAGAAGTGCAAAAGAATTGAGCAACTGCCAGATCTTCCGTCAAATAGCGAATTACACGTAAATGTAAATCATTGTACTTCCTTGAAAAGGTTGACGGATCCCTCGAAGTTGAGCAGCAGATCTGCCAATATTTATGATTTTGCTTTCAATTCTCTGAATTGCATTACATtggttgaagatgaaggctGGATTAATACAATACTTTCAAGGATCATGAAATTCGCCACTGAG GGACTCTGTCGTTCATCGTCTTATAATGAAATTGTATGCCCCGGAAAGGGGATTCCCGAGTGGTTCAACAATCAAACTGTGGGACATTCGGTAAATGTGGAGCTACCTCCTCAATCATGTAGCAGCTGGATGggaattgctttttgtgttgtttttgcACAACCTAAGGAAAACTGGGGAAATCCAGCTGCccttaaatattataatatcaaAATTGAGTGTTTGCCTGGGATTTCATTTTGGATTTTTGAAACAGAGCATTTGGTGTCAGAACACCTttggatattttatttgtctCGAGAAAAATGTAAGGGACCATTTTCATTCGAAGCATATTATGATGCGGGAGGAAATGGATTCAAAGTAGTCTTGAATATGGTGAAAATGTGTGGAGCCCGTTTGGTGTACAAGCAAGATTTGGAAGAACTCAATCGAACACTGAAAATCTTGAAGCGAACGCACGGATATTGTGAAGAGACAGCTCCAAGTGAAAGTGGCAGTTTTGATGACAAAGAACGAACTCACAAAAGGCAGAAGGAAGAATAA